AGAAGTGGCATcagttcaaataaaaattcagGACTTCAGGTTCAGGATAATTCAATACTAACCTAAACTTGTTCGGTTTCGAGACATCCGTACAGGAGCTCCTTTGTGTAAGAACTAGGCCTGAGTTCACTATCACAATACGAACACAAGAGGCTAGTCAGCAGCTTGACTTAAGAATATAGCACAAAATAAATCAGTAGAATATCTGAGGAAGAAGATTCACCGATGCAGCTGCTGCACGAAGTCTCACCATTCTATGGCAATAAGATGAGTTTCACCAGATTGGAGTTAAACTCTGAGAATCCGAGTTAGCTTATACACCTGCATCAAATGAAATGGTTCTACATCACAGCTCCCATATCTTGAAGTCTTTGTGTTTCTCTTTGTAGATAGTATTTCTATTGTCTAGACAAAGGGTAGAAGTTGTGAATGCTAAATATTTCGCATGACTAACCTGAGATGTTCTACTTGGAAGCGGCACATCCAAGCAATACCTGGCTCCATCAGTTCTGCAAATCCAAGCAATATGTTAACGTTGTGAGCTGTAggatatagtagtaatagatAGCATCACACAAGGTTCCAcaatacataatttaagaTGTAGTTCATACTTAAATTGATTAGAATGTACTCTGTTATGCAagatttagatattttttcattatagaTGCTAGTCAAAATTATGTTCAGAAAATCGAACTATAAGCAGCTGTGCTGAAAGGAAGAGATTTGctaggaaaagaaaataaaagatcaGTCAATGTTCTAAGATGGTGATGGTAAAGATATGCAGTTGAGGAAGACGATTCACAACATGTTTATGCAAATATGAGATAAGAGGAAGAGACTGCACTACCTATACAAACATGTTCAGAAGGAATTTTAGTCTTTTCATGTTGCTTTCGATCTCTAtctattaattgattatttatcaGAATATGGGTGCATATAAGATACTCCGTATATAGAAGCGTGTACGAACTGTCGGTTCGTTGATCTTTCAACCTGATTCGAGGTGGCAATATTTCAGAACCAAGTAAAACACTACTCAGCAGATACTGTCACGATCAATGACCTGCATACACCAGAGAGAAGAAAGTCATAGAACAGCATCACTCACTTTCTGTTAATGGTTCTTTGAGCATATTGGTCTCGATCAATTAATCCTTGACCACCATAAATCTCGTCATCAGAATTCAATATGATCTGCAAGTTAATCACGAATTACAGAAGTAGCATCAGTTCAAATGAAAATTCAGGACTTCGGGTTGaggataatttaataataatatcaaagcATCACTTACTTGATACTCTCCAGCTTCCTCAACGCCTATACTGTACCTTTCATATGAATTTGTGGGATGAAAGTTGAAGACAAAGACAAATGGGCCGCGTGAATAAGATATCACCTGGTTCAATGATGCTATTCAGTCCCACATGCATTTACaaacaattatatattatatgtatgGTAAACGGCGGATACCATCGTTGTGTCATCGACGTGGTGAATATTCGGAAGGCCCCTTGAACCTCTTAGAAGTACTCTCTCTTTTATGTCCAGTTTCATCATATCCTGAAGTACAAATTTTGAACACCAAGAAATCTGAAATTCATGTGATGTGTACTGCTTATATCTAGTCAATACCAATCTGATTGGATAAACATAAAACTATGCGTGACAATGTGAAGctatattaagaaaataaacaatattggaTCAAATCTAGACTATATATAAATTCCAACTTACTTTATCAAAggcaaataattttttgtgaaGTTCATCCTCCAAAAGCTCCCAACAGCGATTAGCAAGTGAATAGGAAAAACTGTTGCTTGACATTGGGAACTCAACCCTctgaaacataaaaaaatcgtCAATCACTTAAAAATGAATCTTTATATGTGCCAAATTAATGCAATTCACCTTTGGATGCCCAAACTCATTGCCCATGAAATTGAGGTATGCTGAACCACCAATAGTAAATGTAATTAATCTGATCATCTGTAATTCAGGTAACTCATACTATATTAATACTACATATGGAAAAACAGCTTCAGAGTAACATAGTCTGAAATTAACTAGAGACCAACAACTAACTATAAGGAAACCATCCTATTTGCAAGTACTTTTCAATGAACTCGCCCATAAAAGCTAACAACTATTCTTCATAGGTGTTTTTCTGAAAAACGCCACCACTTCAATAGGGCATTTCTTAACTCAAAAGAGTAGAGGTTAAAGTTTAAACACCACAAAAGGTGTTGTGAATGTGCTTATATATCGAAgcatataaaatcttttttACAACTAGTTAAGTTGTTAACAATggatatttgaaataatatttaaataattattgcaTATATCAATACAAGACAAAGGAATAAGAAATAGGTGAAATTAGACTTAGATAGAGGTAGGAGCCTAGGTGGGTCAACATTCATCAGAAAGAGTATAGATATGATATAGTATAGATATGATATAGTTAGTGGCAGCATGAAGAAACTGCCTTACCTTATGCAATGAACAACCCCTAAGCAAGGCCACTTCTGTGTTAGCGGAACCAAAAAGTATTTCTGCAAAAGAGCGACCCCCTGAAATTGACTGGCaagcaagaaaaataaaccACGTTACAACTTTCTGGGGAGACTCTAGTAAAGAGTTGCATGTgcgggggggggggggggagagAGCGGCCATATTTGGTACACAAATGTAAATACTGATCACCTGGTTGTGGTTTTCAGCATACAAAAGCATCTTATCAACGCTGCACTTGTCTCCCACCAATGTGCTCACAAGCTAGAGGAAAAACATGAGGTAATAGTTTCAGTGAACTAACTTACAACATAAACTGTGTCTACTGTCTAGAGTAAGTAAACTTAAGGTTGTAGAAATAACCTTACTCATACTCCACTCATGATCAGGAACATTCTCAAGGAATGACAACCACAATTCTGATGCAGAgagattaacaaaataatcaaatccCAAACCACCTTGAGAAGTTGGTTCACAAAGTCCCGGATAAAGTGTGGCCTAAAAACAACAAGCCACTAAAGGGGATTAGATCAAGAAGCCGTACCTTCTATTAAAAGAACATTGCAGCATACACATGCATATGAGCAtcagtaattttattatatggtgttgtgttgtgtcaaaacaatatattttatgtttatgttcgTGCCAGTCATATCCTTATAGTGGCGTGTTCATGTTTATCGTAGCATATCGTTAATGAGTTGGCATGAAGCTGACACGATAACACTAATATTCAACATTAGAAAGACAAAAgaacaagagaaaaaaaaaacaataatcaaGAGTTTAATGATAGAGAATGTATAACAATTTCTTACATCTTCAGCAATTGTCAGTACATTTGGGTGGAGGAAGTGGAGTATCTCATTAACTAATATTAGATACAGCAAAGCATCATTATCCACATATTGATTACAATACCTGAAACAGATAAAGGTTAGGTACTGCCAGATGGAAGGAATGCAAGAACTAGAAAAGTATCAAGTCATCAGGTTGATAACCAGCAAATATCAACCAGACCTAGGTGGTCAgctaacatataaaattagcTCAGTAGTACTTTAAATTAGCAGGACAAAACATGCGTACGTACACTGTCATTACATTAGCACAGTGTTCAAGTAAGAATGGAAAGTCAACTGTCAAGCAAAGCTTGATAAGGTGGGGGTTCACAACTTGgcatgaaaaattatactaagattgaggaataaaatataatgccGTATACCATCACTGCTGAGTGGTGAGTGGTGACAACTATATTAAAGGACATTTAACTGCCGCAAAGTTAAGTTCTTAGAAGCCTTACTCCTCTACATCACCAGTAAAAGTAGCAAATCCATTGTGTGTATACATCATTGACGAAAGAGAATGGAAATAGAAGCCATCAATCTGGTACTCCACCATCCACCTGGAAAAGGTCATAGATCCTGTTAAAACCAAAAGTTGGAGGGAAAAAACAACAGGAGAAATAGTCAGGCAAATTAAAAGTGACCCTACAAGACTTAGGCCTTgtttggtatgatggaattgAATGAGGGTTGAATGGAATGAAggtttaaatgaaataaaggtAGGAATGGAATGACAATTTCTTTGGATTTCCTTTGCATTTCATTAAATTCTCTCtttcattccatcataccaaacaaatgaatagaatggaagTAGGAATCACATCTCATTACATCATACCAAGAAGGGCCTTAGTGTCAAACGTAAGGCAGGTTGTAAAAAGATTTGGAAAGATAGAGAACATGAAAAACATAGGAAGCTTCAAAACGGTAAAATGCTGTATTTAATTaccaatttaaatttgaaagaaGGAAATGCAATACATCTTGATCACCATATTTGAACATCCGTGTGCCCCAAAATTTGTGCTGGCCTCTTTTACCTAgaatttagaagaaaaaatataaaaattaaagtaaaagatgGGTAAGAATCTGGAAGAGAAAAAGTGTTCCATATCACAACTCTTGTTTCATTTGTCTAAAAACCTTTGGGACAGAATCAGAACCCATAACTGCAGATGCAATATTGCCAATGACTCTGAAATGAACCATCGGAACAATTGCATGAGAAGCAATTTGATCATGATTACCAATTCACTACTTACACCATAATCCCTTGCTACATAATTTTTCCTTGtcagaaagataaaaaaataaatcaatcgATGAGTATCTTTAACTCTGTTCCTGCTTGGGACTCCGGAGCATGCAAGCAATAAATCTAGGAATTTCACCAAGTAATATCCATGCAGAAAGGTAGGAAGAACATTAGCATGAAGACAACAAAAGTGATCTCAACCAAGAAACATTTAAAGCTAGAGGGACTCTAtttagtataaatatcatCTCTCAGAGGATTAATCTGTTTATTTCCAATCTTGTTGTGGCTATTACAGTATTACCTACAACTTATATAGCTCACTGCTTGATATTAATGCTACaagtaaatcaaaataattagtgtcaaaaaattattaccaGAATGGAAGTAACAATCATTCGATCCATCATAAAATGATAACCCCACCATTTCGTCAGCTGCGGCATAAGAATGAACAATATCTAAAAGGACGATCACGCCAAGTCCTACACATCAACCAATAACCATGTAACAATCCAAAACACGGTGAAACAAATCCATACATTGCAGCTGTCAAAAGTTGTTCTGAGAATGCTTAAAAGGATTCGGATAAACCTTGTGAATGTATGCTTCTAACGTTAAAGCAGttaaaatgttgaaaaaaGTACAAGCTAGTGATTGATACTCAAGCATAACACTtataaaatacaacaaaagTATATTTAAAGCCGCAGCAATATTGGAGGTCCTACTGGTTGTTCCTAGTGATTGAAGTTTAATCCTACTCAAGCATAACactgataaaataaaacaaaagtatATTAAAAGCCGCAGCAATATTGGAGGTCCTACTGGTTGTTCCTaagaggaaaaaaatgaaacatgaaATACAAATTTCCAGCAATTTGTCAAAATAATCTAAAGCTATTCAATTCTAGCGTGAATTTAGTATAGTACAATATCTATCTACATGAGGAAACGAACAAAGATCTGAATCTAGTTTCAATGTTCTAAAGTATAAGttatataatcaattaaagAACATTATACTAAGATATCAAATTATTCTATTGATAGCAGAATAAAAGCAATGGtaaaaattgatattgattGGAAGAAATTTGATATAACCATGAGCTTCATCCACCAACCGCTTGAAGTCTTCAGGGGTACCATAGCGGCTGCTAACAGcaaaaaaatttgtcacctgcaaaagagaaaggaagaataatatcagaaaaaagagaaggatAGGAGAATTAAAAAACgtaaataatatattacacCGATCATACTGTGATACGAAGCAGACCAAATAATTGAATTGTAGGTAGTCACATGCGTAGATATATGGTTCATAGACGCCAACTAAAAGGATTAATGTAAACGTTATATAATTTCTACAACGTAAAAAGATTAATGTTTACCTGCCTTGCTACTACTTTTCCAGAGACTTTCTTTCAATAGACCAATTCACCCTAACATCCTACCACTCTTCTCCATATacttacaaatatataaaactaaattccTGTTACTTTAAATGTCAAATCCGAGAAGTGAAAAAAGCAATTCGAGCAGCGTGGATATCCAGTATTGCTTTTCCCAAATTGAGTATGCTTATAATCCAAACATAATTCCCTAGTTCTACATCAGAAATTCATTCCTAAATCACCATTGTGTAGAATATTGACTTCCTATTCTCTGTCCCCAAACAAACATTCCACGGATGAAATTTGCAAGGAAATAAGTATGTACCTAACGTCAACTCTCATCCAAAAACAGTGCCCACCAAACTAGGAGTGTCAAGTTGAGAAGGAACGATCATTTGTActtatttgttaattaaagAAATCACATCATTGTCAATAACAGTCTAACATCAAATAATCATCATAAATAGAAGGTGCGAATTGAACTGTTGAGTTCATTATTAACATTGCTTGATGCAGTGCATTTAGAACTATGCACCATGTCTTAATGCACTAATGCCTTAGTATTCACTACGATCATCAGTTTTGTCTCACTTTGTTTCTGTAAGTACTCAAAGAAGTCTATAATGGTAAAGCGCAACAATGGTCATCAATAGGCTGGGGCTGCATTTTGAATTACAAAATGTTCGTATGCTgcaattcttctttttttgcatTTCACTTACTCTGTATCCAACTGTAAAATAATCCTTGTGCTCAAGGACTCCAATCAATTGGATTGCATTGTAACCAGCTTCCTTTACATGAACTAGGACCTgtattgaaaattgattagTACTACTAGGTAATCAGGAGTTAAAGATAAAGTACAATTCAATGAAACAAAGGAGAAATGTTGGAAACAATAGAGCACTACATTATCAGTGAACTCATTAAAAGTAGACACTCTAGGCTCCGCTCCACTTATTCCAACATGGCATTCATATATTCGCAAAGATTTAGGTTTTGATGGATGTTTATGCTTCCATTTGTAGGCACTTTCAGGAGAAGGCTCCCAGTGGACAGCATAAGCTTGATTCCCATCTGCCTCTGTATGTGATATAGTACATCAATCAGACTCcaagtaaataaaacagattgaTATAAGAAAACAAGTGTAGtagacaatttattttttttaaaatttaaaaaggcGATAGAAAAGGAGTACAAGGACATGGAGCTTGATCATCTTAAACTTATTTCAGTTTtatacagaaaaaaaaaaaaaaaaaaaaaaaaaaaaaaaaaaaaaaaaaagagtatagTATAGCATGTTCAGGTTCCCTATTATCTAATGTCTTgcaaataatttcataagaaGTCCCCAGTTGAGCCTATGCATTTTTCAGAAAGTATATTATATGTACatatccaaataataaaagaaaatggaagaaaaattagaaagGCAGGAAGCAACATATAAGTATAGCATTAAGTGACCTGGAATAACATAAGTAGCCCATGCAGGAACACG
The genomic region above belongs to Salvia hispanica cultivar TCC Black 2014 chromosome 3, UniMelb_Shisp_WGS_1.0, whole genome shotgun sequence and contains:
- the LOC125215703 gene encoding 1,4-alpha-glucan-branching enzyme 3, chloroplastic/amyloplastic, with protein sequence MISLFSSIPINSPLLTTNRVFLPSKCKCFAADQQPQAPRNRSQRPRKKPVSDKKDALDPAGFLSKHGITNKAFAQFLRERYKAFKDLKEELLKQYYDLQEMVSGFELLGMHRNVQHRVDYMDWAPGARYCSLVGDINGWSPTTDCAREGYLGHDDFGYWFVILEDKLRDGEEPDDVFFQQYNYIDDYDKGDSGVTVEQVFQKANEEYWEPGEDRFIKSRYELAAKLYEQIFGPNGPQTEEEMEEIPDPMTRYKAWKEEHKDDPPSNLPPCDVIIEEDNENDEFQIVTDPAWREKFKNKKPPIPYWLETRKGRKAWLKKYIPGMPHGSKYRVYFNTPMGPLERVPAWATYVIPEADGNQAYAVHWEPSPESAYKWKHKHPSKPKSLRIYECHVGISGAEPRVSTFNEFTDNVLVHVKEAGYNAIQLIGVLEHKDYFTVGYRVTNFFAVSSRYGTPEDFKRLVDEAHGLGVIVLLDIVHSYAAADEMVGLSFYDGSNDCYFHSGKRGQHKFWGTRMFKYGDQDVLHFLLSNLNWWMVEYQIDGFYFHSLSSMMYTHNGFATFTGDVEEYCNQYVDNDALLYLILVNEILHFLHPNVLTIAEDATLYPGLCEPTSQGGLGFDYFVNLSASELWLSFLENVPDHEWSMSKLVSTLVGDKCSVDKMLLYAENHNQSISGGRSFAEILFGSANTEVALLRGCSLHKMIRLITFTIGGSAYLNFMGNEFGHPKRVEFPMSSNSFSYSLANRCWELLEDELHKKLFAFDKDMMKLDIKERVLLRGSRGLPNIHHVDDTTMVISYSRGPFVFVFNFHPTNSYERYSIGVEEAGEYQIILNSDDEIYGGQGLIDRDQYAQRTINRKTDGARYCLDVPLPSRTSQVYKLTRILRV